The DNA window AGCTTTTTTGCGGGGTGGAGTGACAGTTTCACGAGAAGCTTCATGCACAATTGCTGTATTGTTGCTAAATTCTGGTGGAGATTGACGATAAAGTAATTCCAAATCATTCCCCGCCTTGCGAAAAATTTTGACTTGGTTAACTAAAAAACCTTGGAATAGCCGATAAAATACCAAACTAATAATTGCAACGATTAACCCTGCGGCAGTACTAATCAAAGATTCACCAATCCCGGTAGTTACGCCAGCAGCTGATTCTGTACCTAAATCACCAATGCGAATTGAGCGCAAAGAGTGAATCAAACCCAACACTGTACCCAATAGTCCCAACAGTGGGGAAAGTGCAATCACCGCCTCTAAGAGTTTTTCACCACGACGCATCCCGGCTAATTCGTCTTCGGCTGTGGCTTCTAGTGCTAAACGAAAAGTTTCCAAATCCACTTTTAACAGGCGTAAAGGCGCGTAGAGAAATCGCCCAATGGGCTGATCTGTAGATCGTTTAGCGATATCTGCGGCTATATCCCAATCTTCTTGGGCTGCATCTAGAACACGGTTCACTACTTCCTTTTCTTGATTTAAAATCCGCAGCCAAAACCACAAACGCTCTAAAATCACACTCAAAGCCAGAATTGACAAAACTGCCAAAGGCCACATCGCTGGCCCACCCTTTTGAAACAGGTCTAAAATATCCACTGCTTAACTTTCCTCCCTCCGTACTTAGAGCAATTATCCCAAAGCATTTTAATTCTAAAGATTAATGTGCAGTTAGAAACTCAGATAATATAAATTTCCTGAAGCAAAGAAAGATTAGAGGTTAGGGGCTACCTGGATTTCTCTCTTGTGAGAAATCCAGGGGTGTGGGAAGGGTGGGAACCCGGATTTCTCACCACACCTTTCAAAGCCTGTGCAGGGGAGCAGGGGAGCAGGGGAGCAGGGGAGCAGGGGAGAATGAAGGTACTCTCTCCCCTGCCCCTCCGCACCTCTGCCCCTCTGCCCCATCAAACGCCTGAAGCTTGTGAGAAATGCGGGGGAAGTGTGGGAGGATGGTGAAGAAATCTTTCCCCACACTCCCCTCTCTCCCCACACTCCCCTCTCTCCCCACACTCCCCTCTCTTCCCACACTCCCCACACTCCCCACACCCTATTCCCCACCTCCAACTCAGTTACGGAACTTAACTATTGCTAGACTGGCTTGCAGGAATTATGTCATAAGTAAAAAAGGCTGTTCAATGCAAATCAACTTATGACTGCTGCTGTACAAAACTCTCCCAACTGGGCTGTTAACTTGGTAAACGGCATTTTAGCAATTAAGCCTTTAGCGAACCTAGCCAAGCACCAAGCCCGGCAAATGATGATTAAACGCGCTGAAAAAATTGGTGTGCCTTGGACAAAGGAAGTAGAGAAACTCAAAGCGCGTAATTGGTCAACAGATTTAGCGCAGGTACAAAATCCGCAGCTTTCCTATCCAGATTATTATGTCACTTCATTTCATGCCTACGAACAAGGCAATCTGAGTTGGCAAGCGGCGTTTGAAGTCGAACCTGCTGCCCATGCTGTTCACGCGAAAATTTGGCCTGGTGCTGAAGTTGAAGGCGATCGCCAACTCCGGCAGAGTTATCATAATATTCTCAAACCTTTTTTGGCTGAGGAACCACGCGACATTCTGGATATGGGATGTAGTGTGGGATTAAGTACTTTTGCTTTGCAGCAGGTTTATTCCGAAGCGAAAGTGACAGGCTTAGATTTGTCTCCCTACTTTCTGGCTGTTGCTAACTACCGCGCCCAGCAACGTCAAGCTAATATCAATTGGCTTCATGCCGCAGCCGAATCAACAGGGCTACCAGATGCGTCTTTTGATTTGGTTTCGCTGTTTCTGATTTGTCATGAATTACCCCAAGCACCCACGCGCCAAATTTTTGTGGAAGCGCGGCGGTTGTTGCGTCCTGGTGGTCATCTGGCAATTATGGACATGAATCCCAAATCGGAAATTTACAAAAAAATGCCTCCCTACATTTTGACTTTGCTCAAGAGTACTGAACCATATTTAGATGAGTACTTTTCTTTGGATATTGAGCAAGCTTTGATGGATGCAGGTTTTCAACGGCCTACAATTAGCAGCAATAGCCCCCGCCACCGGACTGTAATTGCTAAGGTGCGTGACTAATTTAGCTGTAATACTATGGGCGGCAATTCCCCCACTGTTACTTTTAGGTTATTACTATTACCGTGTTGTCTTTGCTCCGGCTTTACTGCGTTTGCTGTGGTTTTTTATAGCCGGGGCAATTTCTGGTGGTGCTGCCCTGGGTTTACAATGGTTGGCGGAACTGGGATTTAATTCAATTGTAAACTGGCAACAAATTCAGCGATCGCTTTTTGGCGCAGCCTTACGTCAACTCATAGAAATCGGCCCCATTGAAGAAGGTTGCAAGTTCATCGCCGTTATTCTCCCCATTATCTATCTCCAACGCAGATATCGATTCCGCAGCAGTAGCATTTTGCTATTTACCATTGCTGTGGCTTTGGGGTTTACCGCCGAAGAAAACTGGATTTACCTTTACCACGGTACCGCCTCAATTCTTGACCGGAGTATTGGTACACCAGTTCATACAATGTTTTCTGCACCTTGGGGTTATGCTTTAGGAGTTTATTTTGCCTCAAATCTCAAATTACATCACCACCAGAAGTTAATTTTCTCAGCTTTTATCAATTCTGTGGTTTGTCATGCACTGGTGAATTTTTTATCAATTGCTTGGCGTTATGCTGTACCAATTAACTTTCTCAGTTATGGTTTATTTCCCTTTTTATTGTGGATGTTTTGGCGATTAGAACAATTATTAAGAAGGGTACAGAAGCAACCACCAATCATCTTAATTTCTCGCTCATGGCATAGAGGTTTAGTGTTATTTGCACTGATGTTGGGAGGAAATGCTATTTTTGGGTTATTTTTGTTAGCTAGAGTTCTTGAACCTTTACGTTGGAGGCAGTTTTTTTATCCAGAAATTGGGCGTTTTATTCTGAGTCGTTTTTCCTTGAATTTATTTTTAGCAATTTTGGCATTGTTGATTTATTTGTATTTACGTCATGGGGGATAGGTTATAGAGTGAGGTTGAAATTTGCAGTCAGATACTAAAAAGGAATTAACCGCAGATGGACGCGGATGCACGCAGATGATTTTGGATATTATCTAAGATGAAAATGACTTAATAATAATATACTGAAGGTTCATTTTCCCTTGATTTTAATTTCACTAATCTTACGATTGTCATCATCGCTAAATTTATAGATATTAGAAACATGGAATTTAATGTTGAAGACAATGAAAAGATTTTTAGTCATACCGATTGCTTTAGCCAGTTTAACTATTGCTTTATTGCCTGCTCGTGCTGAAGTTACAGAATCAGTAATAAACAATATGCGCTTTTTTATTACTAGTGATAACTTATTGATTGCTGCCAACATCAAGAGTGGTTCTGCTTGCTCTTTAAACAAAGGTACTTCTATTACTAAAATGGCTGGGTTTAAAGCAATCTATCAAGACAAGACTAATGCCAGGGTTTCAGGGAGAGTTGAAAGTTTTTTGGCACTGAAAAATAATGAAATTTATCCAGTTGCAGGTAAGTTTCAAAGCAATGCTAAAGTTAGAACTGCTGACTGGTTAATTAGAAATACAGAATATTATCCTGAGTTTCTCAGTGAAATGGCAGATTGTACAACTGAAGGCGGATTAAGAAGAATGCAGTTCGACTCTTCTTCACCTTGAAGCTTTTACGCGGGATGAAAGTAATCGTAGATTTCCTGTGCTAGTCGTGGGCCGATTCCTGGAACTTCGGCGAGTTGAGCGGGTGTAGCTTGGCGGATATAATCGACTGAGCGAAAATGACCTAATAGTTGCTTTTGGCGATGATGTCCTAAGCCGGGGATTTCATCTAAACGCGATCGCTTTAGTTTATCACTGCGTTGTTGACGATGGAAACTCACGGCAAACCGATGGGCTTCATCCCGTAACCTTCTAAGTAATTGGACTCCTGGTTGTTCTGCGTCGGTGGGTAAGGGTTGCGACTCTCCCGGTAAAAAAATCTCTTCGCGCTGTTTTGCCAAACTCACAACCCGCAAGTCTTCTAGTAAGTTCATTTCTTGCAACACGCCAACGACAGATGATAGCTGACCTTTACCGCCATCAATCATAATTAAATCAGGCCAGTCAGGATTGCCGGCGCGTGGTAGTTGGGAATCTTCGCTATATTTCCGAAACCGCCGTTGAATGACTTCTGCTAAACTGGCAAAATCATCGGAATGTCCTATTGTGACGGTGGGATTTTTGATTTTGTAATGGCGATAATTTTGCTTGGCGGGTAAACCATCAATAAATACCACCTGAGAAGCAACCGCATTAGAACCTTGGATATGGGAAATGTCGTAACCTTCAATACGGTGGGGTAATTCTGGTAAGTCGAGAATATCTGCTAAATCTTGCATGGCTTGTGTATTGCGATCGCCCAATTTTTGCATTCTTTGTAATTCATATTGGGCATTACGCTCAACCATCTCAATTAATTCTGCCTTGGTTTGGCGTTGAGGCGCAACAATTGTGACTTTTCTACCCTTCCTCTGAGTTAAAACATCCGCTAATATTTCTGTGTCGGGTAACTCATGCTGTACCAAAATCTCCGTCGGAATTTCCACCGCGTCAGCAGTTTGATAATGTTCTTCTAAAACTCGTTGTAAAATTGCACCTGATTCAGCTTGTGCATCAGCAACAAACGCCAAGCGTCCGACTAATTGTCCAGCGCGAATTTGAAATAATTGAATGCAGGCGTGTTGTGTATCTGCGGCTAAAGCGATCGCATCCCGCGAAACTGTATCATCTGGTAAGGATACTTTTTGATCTGCCGTCAGAGATTTTAACCCAGAAATTTGATCACGTATCCGTGCCGCCGATTCAAAGTTTAAAGCTTCGGCGGCTTTGTGCATTTGTTCGCTCAAAATATCAATTAATTCCTGAGTTCTACCTTGGAATACCATTGCTACTTTCTGCACAGTTTTGCGATATTCGGACGGGGAAATCAATTGTTGACAGACACCAGGACAACGCCCCATGTCATAATTCAAACAGGGACGGTCTTTAAATAAAGGTTGGGGTCGTTGTCTGAGTGCAAAGATGCGCTTACTAATGCGGAGGATTTCTCTTAATAAACCTGTATCTGTATAAGGGCCGTAGAACTTATCTTTTTCTTTACCTAGTTGACGTTTGCGTGTAATGAAGATGCGGGGATAGTCTTCTGACCAAGTGATGCAAACGTAAGGATATTTTTTATCATCTTTGAGCAGCACATTAAAGTATGGTTGGTGCTGCTTAATTAAATTGGCTTCTAACGCCAAAGCTTCGGCTTCGGTGTCGGTGACAATAAACTCAATTTCTGTGACTTGTCTCGCCATTGTGGCGATGCGTTCGCTTTTGGTGTAGCCTTCACGAAAATAAGAACGCACACGCGATCGCAATTTCCGTGACTTACCTATATATATAATGCGATCGCTGCCATCCCGCATAAAATAAACACCGGGTTCCGGCGGGATTTCAGCTAATCGGTTTTCTAGACGCTCTGGATCTTTGACTAGTGGTAGTATTTGAGCAGATGTTGTCACAATTAAATTTTTGGTAATCTGACGCTTTTACCTACCTCTATTTTAGAGAATAAACTCAGCGTTGCGGAATCTGAGGATGAAAGAAAACAAAGAACGTGTAAAGGTATAAGAGTGTATTTATCCAAAACCTGACACCCTATACCCTTACACTCTTTTACCCAGTTTCCATAGACAAACTGTGTACGTAAGATTTATATATTAATTAACTAGCGATCGCTACTGACTTTTTGCGAGCGGGACGTTTACGGTCTGATTTTTTCTTAAATCCTACGGCTTGCGCTTGATCACTATCTGAACCATATTGTCCCCGCACAACTTCTTTCATGGCTAACACTGCGTTGTGAAATTCCCATTCGGCTAATCTCGCCGCATCAGTAGCCGCACGGTATAAAGTGAGTTTTTCATTTTCGACTTGTTGCAGCATTAACATTTTTTGATAAGCTGTCTGCAAAGCGTCTTCTGTGGCATCAGCGCGGGTTGTTGTATAGTTGTTAATCGTTTGCAACCCGTGTAAGGAAGTGGTGTCTTGAATAATTATCTGACGAGATAAACGACGTGTAGTGTCTTGGGTAGGCATGGATGTTTCCGTATAAGGATACATATTTAACGTACCCATTGCAACTAAAAAATTATCAGTAATATAAATTTTTTAGCTAGGATAATATTTAACGTAAGCGTGCAGTTTGATTGCAGACTAATACATTGTGAATGTGAGTCGTTACATTCATAATGTGAACCAGTACATTCATGATGTGAGCGATCGCATTAATAATGTGAGTTGTTACATAATAAATATGACTCATCACATTTATTATGTAAGTAATTATATTTACATAACAATGATATTTATTTTAGCTAAAAATTTTAGGTTTCAGGAATCATCAACATGAATCATGTCTTTGACCATCTACAAATCAATAGATATCGCGGGTTAAAGACAATAGCACTGTCCCAATTAGGACAGGTAAATATTTTTGTTGGTGATAATAATTCAGGAAAGACTAGCATTTTAGAAGCTATTGCAATTTTATGTAATCCACTTGATCCATTTCAGTGGTTAGAAATTTCACAACGCCGCGTTTATCTTGGTAAAGCATTGGCAATTCCTCGCCCAGATATTGACGCATTAAAATGGATTTTTCCGCAAAATATCAACTCTTTTAATCAAGAAGAGAGCAACAGCGAGATTTTAATTAATACCAGTGGTAATACTTCTATAATTGGGCTGAAAGCAACCTTAGAAGAAATTTATGGTAGTGGATCAGAAAATCCTCATAATGAGCAATTAAATGAAGATGTGTCTACTGCTGAAACTGACTCTGTACGTTCAGGTCTGGAATTAAAAGTTATAGCTTATTCTAAAACAGGACAAAGAGATTTATTTACTCAGGAAGTAGAACGCCAAGAAATATTTCAAATTTGGGAAAATGAGCGGTTTATTTGGCGTAAAAGAAGTAAACCTTTTGTCAACAATGCAACTGTATCTCCCTCATATTCTTCATCACAGCCAATTTTAGAGCGACTAACACAAATAATTTTGGAAGATCCAGGTGGAAAACAAGAAGTATTAGAAATAATTCAATGGTTTGACAAAAATATTATTGATATTCAAATATTATCTCCATCTACAGCTAAAGCAACTCTTTATATAGAACATCAACAATTAGGTTTTGCGCCTTTATATACTTTTGGCGACGGACTGAAGCGAACTTTAGTAATTGCTTTAACTTTGTTCTCTACTAAAAATGGTGTGTTGTTAATTGATGAAATTGAAACATCTATTCATGTTTCAGCACTGAGTAGAGTATTTTCTTGGCTTGTGGAAGCTTGTTGTAAAAGAAATGTACAGCTTTTCACTACAACTCATAGTCTGGAAGCGGTTGATGCTATGTTACAAACAGATATGAGTACAGAGAATATTGTTGCTTTTCGATTAAATCCCCAAGGAAAACCACCACAAAGATTTTCTGGTAATCTTCTGCATAGACTACGCTCTGAGCGCGGATTGGATATTAGAGGTAGTCATGGTTAAATATTGTTATATAGTGGCAGAAGGGCCACAAGATATTGAATTTTTAATTCGATTACTAAAATTTTATAACTTGCGTCGAGTCACAAGATTATCTGCACTAGATCCATTTTGGGAACCACTTGTACCAAAAACATTTCCTGTAGATGATGATTTGATGAAACGTGTACCTGTTCCTACTTTTTTAGAAAATAGTGAATTGTCTATTGCTTTACACAGTGCGGTAGGAATTACACGTTTAGCGAATACTGTAGAAGAGAGTTTAGCATTAATTTCATCTGCTGAGATTTTTAGTGTCGGTTTTGTTTTAGACGCTGATAGCAATGAAACACCTTCAGCAAGATTTAACGCCTTAATTAATGAAATTCAATCTATTGCTTTACCTTTGCCATCTGCACTAGGAAAAGTCACAAATACTTCTCCACGATGTGGCATATTTATTATGCCTAATAATCTGGTTGCAGGTACTTTAGAAGACATTCTGCTAGAATGTGCTAAGTTAAACTACCCAGATTTACTGCAACTTGCACTAAATTATGTTTCTAGTATTGATCAGAGTCAATTAAGCAAAGATGATTTACGAGAATTAAATAAGCCATCAGGTAAAAATAAAGCAGTCATATCAATCATTAGCAGCATCCTTAAACCAGGAAGGACTTTACAAGTTTCAATACAGGATAATCGCTGGATTGATGAAACTACACTTATGATAGAAAGTGTAAATCTTGTTAAAACATTTCTGGATGAAATTTTAGGAATAGTATAACTAATCAAAATAGTTACACTAGCTATGAAAATGTTGACATCAATGATACCTAGTTAAAGAAAATAAACCGCAGTTAAGAGAATAGTAGGTTGGGTGTAGGGATAGCGTAACCCAACAAAATATGCGTGAATGTTAGGTTCCGTTCCTCTACCCAACCTACACCAGTCTAAGTTGTTACCTTAACTGAACTGTATTGAGATGTAATACCAATTCGCAATTCGCAAGTCGCAATGACGCGACGCTCGTTCCTCGCTAACGCTTCGCTATCGCAGGCTCGCTAACGCTGCGCTAACGTAATTAAAAAATTTAGCTCCAGTAAGACTTTCCTGATTTCTATCTGTCGCATTCTTTTCTTAAATTGGTATAACTAGCTAAATTTTCACAATTTAATCTCTTCCGTGAAAATAGTTGATAACGGCAACTCTGACTGACAAAGATTAAGATAGATTCGCGCGACTTGATCTAAGGGGTTTTGTTGTAAGCAATCTTGAAAATGTTGGGCGGCTAAGGTAAATTGTTGGGTTTGGTAAAATTTGAGGGCAGTGTTAAATAATTCGGTGGTTGCTAATTTACCTTGGCGAATTTCAGGAACATCGGCGGTAAATACTTCATGAACGGTGACGGCTGTGATTTTACCTTTGACTTTTACTTGTCCAACTATGCGAATATCAGAGCGATCGCAATTTTTCAAACGTTGAAATGTTTGGTCTGTAATTAATAGTGGTGTGTTAAATGTTTTGGTTAAGCCTTCTATTCTTGAGGCTAAATTTACCGCATCACTAATGACTGTGCCATCCATACGATTAAAGCCGCCGACTGTGCCTAAAATCAGCGAACCAGTGTTAATCCCAATACCAATTTGAATTGGGGTTTGACCTTGAGTTTGCCGTTCTTGATTGTAAGTTACTAAAGCTTGTAACATCGCAATGCCGGCTTGCACAGCATCATCAGCATTACCAGCAAATAAAGCCATAATCGCATCGCCAATATATTTATCAATAAAACCATTATGTTGAATAATTATTGGTTCCATACAACTCAAATATGAGTTGATAAATTGAAAGTTTTCGGCGGGGGTTAACGTTTCTGATAAAGTGGTGAATGAGCGAATATCGGTAAATAAAACTGACATTTCCTGTTGGGCTTGATCACCCAACTGCACATCAACAATACTTTGTTTGTTCAGGAATTGCAGAAACTGACGGGGAACAAAGCGTTCGTAGGCTTGGTTTAAGGCGGCTAAGTCGGTGTATAAACGGGCGTTTTCCAGAGAAATTGCTGCTTGCGTTGAAAGTAAGTTAAGTAACTCTAAACGATCAGGGGTGAATGCGCCTGTGGTCAAGTTATTTTCTAAATAGATGATACCAGTGAGTTTACCTTGATTAATTAAAGGCGCACATAAAAGCGATCGCGGTTGAAATTGGCGAATATAAGGATCACGGATAAACTCACCTTTGCGCGTGGCATCATTCAACACTACACTTGTTTTAGTGCGGATGACATAATTGACAATTGCCACAGACAGCATTGAACTATTTTCTATCGGCAATGATTTTAAGACGTGAATGTTATTTTTTTCAACTGTACCTTGGGCTTCAATTAAAAACTTGCCTTTAGTTTCTAATAGTAAACACCCTTGTTGCGCTCCGGCATTTTCCATTAAAATTTGCATTAAATTAGTCAGCAGTTTATCTAGCTGAATTTCTCCTGATAAAGCTTGGGAAGCTTTCATCACTGTGACTAAATCTAGGGAAGCAGAACCACTGGTACTTGTAACGCTGCTGGCGTTGGTACTTTTGGTAGAAAGATGAGGACTAGTAATTCTTTCTAACTTGCGGCTTAATAATTGGGGATATTGATTTTCCAGATGTTTAACTTTTGCAGTTGCGCCCCATTGTAAATAAAGATAAGCAGCATCCTGCATATATCCTTGGGCAACTTTCTGTTTATTTTGGGCGAGATAAAACTTGGCTGCAAGTTCATTGGCTAACGCCGCTTCGTTAGGATAGTTGTTTTCTTGAGCTAAATTAATGGCACGATCATAACAAGCGATCGCTTCTGCTGTTTCATCATGGACTCGATGCCATTCTGCTTCGACTAAGGCTAATTTATGGCTGTAATTACTCGGTGCAGACTGCGCCCAAGTTTTTAGCTTTTTGATATTGGCTGTAACTTGTTTGAGGAATGTTTGCCGTTCTGTTAAATTGCTATTTGTTACTAAGGCTAACCGCACTAAAGAATCATAAAAATAAAACCAACCAATGATAAATAACGCCACTACAGCATCTATATAAGGAATTGCTAGTTCGGCATTTTGCCAAGCAGTTTGGTAATCTTCAAACCAATAATTCAATGTCAATAAATGAGTGTAGACAGTAAAAGTTGCTGTGCGGTAATTTGTCTCAATGTGTAGGTGTAAGCTGGTTGTGATATTGTAAAATTCCCCTACCAACTCACAGGGATTGGCATTTTTACCCTGCAAATTAGCGATCGCCTGCCGATAAATTTTAATTAAATCTAAAACTGGCTTTTTCTTAAACTTCTGAATTACTTCTAAATAATTAGCTAAACTTTGATCTACTTCTTTTAAATCTTGACCACAAAAATAACTATGACTGGTGCCAACATTTGCCGAAAAAGACGCATACTCTGTATCCCCGGTATCTCGGCCTACTTGAAAAGCAATTTGCAATGCAGGTAAGGTATTAGCAATTGGTTCTCGCCAGTGACGCACAAAACTATTCACCACAAACAATACTCTAGCTTGCATATTTTTGGCATTTAAGCGTTCTATTAGTTTTAATGCCAACTCACCAAACTCATATCCTCCTGTTAAATCTCCGACAACGCCACACAAAATCAAGCCGTAAGTAGCGTAAGCAAAAGCTGACTCTGGCGTATTGCCATGTATGGCGGAAAGTTCCACTTGTTTAAACACAGTTAAAGGAAATAAGTTTGGCGCTGCTAAATAAGTTGAAGAAGCAATACTAGATAAAATATGAATTGCAGCTAACTTAGTCGGATTAGTTAGTTGAGGTAAATCAGCTAAATTTTGTACTTGTCTACCAGCTAAGGCGAGTTTTGTTTTTAATAGTCCCAACAAAATTTGCAATTGTCCAGGATTAGCTGCTAAAGGGATTCCCAAAAGTTTGAGAACTTGCAAACCTAATTTTACGGCTGTTAATAATTCATCTCTGGCGACAAGAGATTGAATTTTAATGGCATAAACTTGGACTTGATCAATTGTGGTTTGAGTGTGACGTAACACCACCTCAATTAATTCATCCATATATTCAAACGCCCCAGCCAAATAAGCAGCTTCTACAGTCGCTTCGTGCAGAGATAAAGTCAGAGAATATTGCTGTTGCCAACTTGTTGCTGTTAAACAATTAATTCCTGTTTTTAAATATTGCAAAGCAGGTTCGTAGGCGGCGGAAGCTTTTGCTTTGTTTCCGGCTGTTAAGTTTAACTGGGCTAATTGTTGTCGCTGTTGTGCATCTGTAATTAATTCCCAACCGAAATTTAATTGGTTAACAATGTCAAAAATCTTTTCTTCTTGTTCTGCAATAGTAATATTCTGCAATAACAATTGCCCAATTTGCAGATGCACTGCTTGTTTTTCTCTGGGAGGGATGAGTGAATAGGCTGCTTGTTGGACGCGATCGTGTAAGAATTTGTAGACAATATCTAAATTTGTTAAGTTGGCAGCAACTTCTTGATCGCCTACTTGTAATAATTGATAGTCGTTACCTTGGGGAAAAATTAGCCCCATTTCTACCGCTTCCCATAACTCGGCGGCTGTTTCTGGCAGAGATTTTTCTTGGACAATGGCTAAGGTTTTTAAATCAAATTGATTGCCAATGCAAGATGCTAACTGTAAAACTTGCTGAGAATTAATTGGCAGTTTTTGAATTTTACCCGCCATTAATTCCACAACATTATCGGTAATTTGTGCCGCCTGAATTTGGCTGAGTTGCCAATCCCATTCCCGGCGCAGCACATCAAATTGCAGCAATCCTTCTGTATACAGCGACTTGAGAAACTCATTCATAAAGAAAGGATTGCCGTTGGTTTTTTGCTGTAATAATTGTGCCAGGGGAGTTAATTTATCCCAATCATGACTATTAAAGGTATCACTCAGCAGTGCATGAATTTGCGGCAATTCTAAGGGTGTTAAGGCAATTTCATTAATTGTGACCCCGGCTGTTGTTAAAGTAGCGATCGCACTCCGCAAAGGATGAGTTGCATCTACTTCATGATCTCGATACGCCCCGATCAGCAATAAGTATTTACTATCTAACTGACTCATCAATAATTCAATTAACTGTAAAGATGCAACATCCGCCCACTGCAAATCATCCAAAAAAATGACTATAGGATGTTCTTTTTGAGTAAAAACAGTAATAAAGTTTTGTAATACTAAATTAAAGCGGTTCTCAGCTTCTTGGGGTAGTAATTCTACTACAGGCGGTTGCTTACCAATAATCAGTTCTACTTCGGAAATGACATCAATAATAACTTGACCATTGTCACCCAAAGCAGTTAATAATTTTTCCCGCCAAATATTGATTTCTGTTTCTGTTGCCGTTAATAGTTGACGAATTAAAGCTGTGAAGGCTTGAATTAAGGAACTGTAGGGAATATTACGTTGAAATTGGTCAAACTTTCCTGAGATGAAATATCCCCGTTTTTGCGTAATTGGTTTGTAAATCTCCTGCACTAAAGCTGATTTACCAATTCCAGAGTAACCGGCAATCAACATCACTTCGCTTTGTCCACGACTAGCCCGTTCAAAAGCTATTAATAAGTCGGTAACTTCTTGTTCCCTACCGTAAAGTTTTTGGGAAATTTGAAATCTATCAGAACTATCTTTTTTTCCTAGTTCAAAGGGTGAAATTGCTCCTGTTGTTGTCAATAAATCTAAGCATTGTTGTAAATCTGCTTGTAAACCAAAGGCG is part of the Aulosira sp. FACHB-615 genome and encodes:
- a CDS encoding PrsW family glutamic-type intramembrane protease — protein: MTNLAVILWAAIPPLLLLGYYYYRVVFAPALLRLLWFFIAGAISGGAALGLQWLAELGFNSIVNWQQIQRSLFGAALRQLIEIGPIEEGCKFIAVILPIIYLQRRYRFRSSSILLFTIAVALGFTAEENWIYLYHGTASILDRSIGTPVHTMFSAPWGYALGVYFASNLKLHHHQKLIFSAFINSVVCHALVNFLSIAWRYAVPINFLSYGLFPFLLWMFWRLEQLLRRVQKQPPIILISRSWHRGLVLFALMLGGNAIFGLFLLARVLEPLRWRQFFYPEIGRFILSRFSLNLFLAILALLIYLYLRHGG
- a CDS encoding ATP/GTP-binding protein, which translates into the protein MNHVFDHLQINRYRGLKTIALSQLGQVNIFVGDNNSGKTSILEAIAILCNPLDPFQWLEISQRRVYLGKALAIPRPDIDALKWIFPQNINSFNQEESNSEILINTSGNTSIIGLKATLEEIYGSGSENPHNEQLNEDVSTAETDSVRSGLELKVIAYSKTGQRDLFTQEVERQEIFQIWENERFIWRKRSKPFVNNATVSPSYSSSQPILERLTQIILEDPGGKQEVLEIIQWFDKNIIDIQILSPSTAKATLYIEHQQLGFAPLYTFGDGLKRTLVIALTLFSTKNGVLLIDEIETSIHVSALSRVFSWLVEACCKRNVQLFTTTHSLEAVDAMLQTDMSTENIVAFRLNPQGKPPQRFSGNLLHRLRSERGLDIRGSHG
- a CDS encoding DUF3226 domain-containing protein, giving the protein MVKYCYIVAEGPQDIEFLIRLLKFYNLRRVTRLSALDPFWEPLVPKTFPVDDDLMKRVPVPTFLENSELSIALHSAVGITRLANTVEESLALISSAEIFSVGFVLDADSNETPSARFNALINEIQSIALPLPSALGKVTNTSPRCGIFIMPNNLVAGTLEDILLECAKLNYPDLLQLALNYVSSIDQSQLSKDDLRELNKPSGKNKAVISIISSILKPGRTLQVSIQDNRWIDETTLMIESVNLVKTFLDEILGIV
- a CDS encoding MotA/TolQ/ExbB proton channel family protein gives rise to the protein MDILDLFQKGGPAMWPLAVLSILALSVILERLWFWLRILNQEKEVVNRVLDAAQEDWDIAADIAKRSTDQPIGRFLYAPLRLLKVDLETFRLALEATAEDELAGMRRGEKLLEAVIALSPLLGLLGTVLGLIHSLRSIRIGDLGTESAAGVTTGIGESLISTAAGLIVAIISLVFYRLFQGFLVNQVKIFRKAGNDLELLYRQSPPEFSNNTAIVHEASRETVTPPRKKAKNLFPQPPEEPDVTDSLDPES
- the uvrC gene encoding excinuclease ABC subunit UvrC, which codes for MTTSAQILPLVKDPERLENRLAEIPPEPGVYFMRDGSDRIIYIGKSRKLRSRVRSYFREGYTKSERIATMARQVTEIEFIVTDTEAEALALEANLIKQHQPYFNVLLKDDKKYPYVCITWSEDYPRIFITRKRQLGKEKDKFYGPYTDTGLLREILRISKRIFALRQRPQPLFKDRPCLNYDMGRCPGVCQQLISPSEYRKTVQKVAMVFQGRTQELIDILSEQMHKAAEALNFESAARIRDQISGLKSLTADQKVSLPDDTVSRDAIALAADTQHACIQLFQIRAGQLVGRLAFVADAQAESGAILQRVLEEHYQTADAVEIPTEILVQHELPDTEILADVLTQRKGRKVTIVAPQRQTKAELIEMVERNAQYELQRMQKLGDRNTQAMQDLADILDLPELPHRIEGYDISHIQGSNAVASQVVFIDGLPAKQNYRHYKIKNPTVTIGHSDDFASLAEVIQRRFRKYSEDSQLPRAGNPDWPDLIMIDGGKGQLSSVVGVLQEMNLLEDLRVVSLAKQREEIFLPGESQPLPTDAEQPGVQLLRRLRDEAHRFAVSFHRQQRSDKLKRSRLDEIPGLGHHRQKQLLGHFRSVDYIRQATPAQLAEVPGIGPRLAQEIYDYFHPA
- a CDS encoding class I SAM-dependent methyltransferase, with translation MTAAVQNSPNWAVNLVNGILAIKPLANLAKHQARQMMIKRAEKIGVPWTKEVEKLKARNWSTDLAQVQNPQLSYPDYYVTSFHAYEQGNLSWQAAFEVEPAAHAVHAKIWPGAEVEGDRQLRQSYHNILKPFLAEEPRDILDMGCSVGLSTFALQQVYSEAKVTGLDLSPYFLAVANYRAQQRQANINWLHAAAESTGLPDASFDLVSLFLICHELPQAPTRQIFVEARRLLRPGGHLAIMDMNPKSEIYKKMPPYILTLLKSTEPYLDEYFSLDIEQALMDAGFQRPTISSNSPRHRTVIAKVRD